From Trichoplusia ni isolate ovarian cell line Hi5 chromosome 11, tn1, whole genome shotgun sequence, the proteins below share one genomic window:
- the LOC113498963 gene encoding replication protein A 32 kDa subunit-like, which translates to MWNDQSAVGGGFFNSPNQFGNVNTPNQAPKTGRRASRTAPIVIRQALHSGDDGVKIWGTEIQIVSIVARVRNIRMQSTKITYTIQDITGRMRAVLWLDQEADEDDKAAPKVQVNDYVQVYGTVKTNKGKKVIMTFKVMPVTDVNAITFHYLQCIHNKVKMEADSKKEKVTNNNSTFQSGLPANSMVGVTESTGSVNGLNPRQMMVFNLIRASTQEQGISKQDMYSTLKDRMSQVEFENILEWMCGEGHIYSTIDEEHFRATDAF; encoded by the exons ATGTGGAACG ATCAGTCTGCAGTTGGAGGAGGATTTTTCAACTCGCCAAATCAATTTGGTAATGTTAACACTCCAAACCAGGCTCCGAAAACA GGTCGTAGAGCATCCCGTACAGCACCAATTGTAATTAGACAAGCTCTGCACAGTGGAGATGATGGTGTTAAAATATGGGGAACAGAAATTCAGATTGTATCAATTGTAGCCCGTGTCAGGAACATTCGTATGCAAAGCACCAAGATCACATACACAATACAAGATATTACTGGCAGGATGAGAGCCGTCCTCTGGCTGGACCAGGAGGCTGATGAAGAT GATAAGGCCGCACCCAAGGTGCAAGTAAATGATTATGTCCAAGTTTATGGGACAGTCAAGACCAACAAAGGGAAGAAAGTAATAATGACATTCAAAGTAATGCCAGTTACTGATGTGAATGCTATTACATTCCACTATTTACAGTGCATTCATAATAAAGTCAAAATGGAGGCTGATTCAAAGAAG gaaAAAGTCACCAATAACAATTCCACATTCCAAAGTGGATTACCAGCTAATTCCATGGTTGGTGTAACAGAAAGTACAGGGTCTGTAAATGGCCTGAACCCACGTCAAATGATGGTATTTAATCTCATAAGGGCTTCAACCCAAGAACAGGGTATTAGTAAGCAAGACATGTATTCTACATTAAAAGACCGTATGTCACAAGTTGAGTTTGA gaatATTTTGGAATGGATGTGTGGCGAGGGTCACATCTACTCAACTATTGATGAAGAACATTTCAGAGCTACCGATGCTTTCTAA
- the LOC113498964 gene encoding LDLR chaperone boca-like: protein MAKIVFLLVLLCISASFAKKKKDEEKPDWAKKDIRDFSDADMERLFDQWEEDEEPLPEDELPEHLRKPPSVDFTKLDMSNPESVLQATKKGQTLMMFVSVANKPSRARTEEITKIWQTSLWSNHIQVERYLVDDDRAIFMFKDGAQAWTAKEFLLEQEELKEVQLESQTYPGKKPDIKNKSLRDEL, encoded by the exons ATGGCAAAAATAgtgtttcttttagttttgttaTGTATTTCGGCTAGTTTTGctaagaagaaaaaagatgAGGAAaagcctgattgggctaaaaAAGACATAAGAGACTTTAGCGATGCTGACATGGAAAG ACTTTTTGATCAATGGGAAGAAGATGAGGAGCCACTTCCAGAAGATGAACTGCCAGAGCATCTTAGGAAGCCGCCATCAGTAGACTTTACAAAATTAGACATGTCTAATCCGGAGAGTGTATTACAAGCTACCAAGAAGGGTCAAACTCTCATGATGTTTGTGTCAGTTGCTAACAAACCTTCTAGAGCTAGGACTGAAGAAATTACTAAGATTTGGCAGACTAGTCTATGGAGCAACCATATTCAAGTTGAAAG ATACCTTGTGGACGATGACAGGGCAATATTTATGTTCAAGGATGGAGCCCAGGCTTGGACAGCTAAGGAATTCCTATTGGAGCAGGAAGAACTGAAAGAGGTTCAATTAGAAAGTCAAACATATCCTGGAAAGAAACctgacattaaaaacaaatctctcAGAGATGAACtataa
- the LOC113498961 gene encoding protein spinster isoform X2, which yields MDQSSITPNTSNQQLVINSDNESATALLQEKQTRRRENLSEVSFLEFMTVGILCFINLINYMDRFTLAGVLGDVKEEFKIGDDCAGFLQTVFVVAYMVFAPIFGYLGDRYSRRIIMAFGVALWSMTTFFGSFIGNFFMFSFFRGLVGIGEASYSTIAPTIISDLFVGNVRSKMLAFFYFAIPVGSGLGYIVGSVAGAAAGNWRWGLRVTPIMGAIAVGLILWVMEDPERGQAEESHMKPTTYSQDIHALIRNPSFMLSTLAFTCVAFVTGALAWWGPQFIFLGLTMQPDVNITIESVSYKFGLVGMCAGALGVPLGSALAQRLRARVPDCDPLVCGFALLASAPLVYLALISVGDHVSLTYLLIFLGMTTLNLTWSIVADIILYVVIPPRRSTAEAFQILISHMFGDAGSPYLVGVISESLKKSLSPVDTEPTSLVKFKSLQYALFVTCFVEVIGGIFFLLTAIYIVRDKLKVDRAIAEAEAQSAEPSHSTAHDAIGGGD from the exons ATGGACCAGAGTAGTATTACTCCGAACACTTCAAATCAGCAGCTTGTTATAAACAGTGATAATGAATCTGCAACGGCGCTACTACAAGAGAAGCAGACTAGAAGACGAGAAAATCTGAGCGAAGTATCATTTCTCGAATTCATGACTGTCGGAATACTGTGTTTCATTAACCTTATCAACTATATGGACAGATTCACCCTCGCGG gtgTTCTGGGCGATGTCAAAGAAGAGTTCAAAATCGGCGATGACTGCGCCGGCTTCCTTCAGACCGTGTTTGTGGTCGCCTACATGGTGTTCGCGCCTATTTTCGGATACCTTGGGGATCGGTACTCGAGGCGCATCATCATGGCATTCGGAGTGGCTCTATGGAGTATGACTACATTCTTCGGTTCATTTATCGGC AACTTCTTCATGTTTAGTTTCTTCCGGGGTCTCGTGGGTATCGGCGAGGCTTCTTATTCGACGATCGCTCCCACTATCATAAGCGACCTCTTTGTCGGCAATGTGCGCTCGAAGATGTTGGCTTTCTTCTATTTCGCTATACCCGTTGGCAG TGGTCTCGGTTACATCGTGGGGTCTGTGGCGGGCGCCGCTGCCGGCAACTGGCGATGGGGACTCCGAGTGACCCCAATCATGGGGGCCATCGCCGTTGGCCTCATACTCTGGGTGATGGAGGACCCTGAGCGGGGGCAAGCCGAGGAGAGCCACATGAAACCCACCACTTATAGTCAGGATATCCATGCACTGATTAGGAA TCCGTCATTCATGCTGTCGACGCTCGCGTTTACATGTGTAGCGTTTGTGACAGGCGCCCTCGCGTGGTGGGGGCCGCAGTTCATCTTCCTTGGCCTGACCATGCAGCCTGACGTCAATATTACCATCGAAAG CGTGTCGTACAAGTTCGGTCTGGTGGGCATGTGCGCGGGCGCGCTGGGCGTGCCGCTGGGCTCCGCGCTGGCGCAGCGGCTGCGCGCGCGCGTGCCCGACTGCGACCCGCTCGTGTGCGGGTTCGCGCTGCTGGCCTCCGCGCCGCTCGTCTACCTCGCGCTCATCTCCGTCGGCGACCACGTCTCGCTCACCTACCTGCTCATCTTCCTCGGCATGACCACGCTCAACCTCACGTGGTCGATCGTCGCTGATATTATACTG TATGTGGTAATACCGCCTAGAAGATCTACAGCTGAAGCTTTCCAAATATTGATATCACACATGTTTGGTGACGCTGGAAGTCCTTATTTAGTTGGAGTG ATATCAGAAAGCCTTAAAAAGTCCTTATCACCTGTGGATACCGAGCCTACCTCACTTGTGAAGTTCAAGTCACTGCAGTACGCTTTGTTCGTCACGTGTTTCGTCGAAGTTATTGGCGGGATATTCTTCTTGTTGACCGCCATATACATTGTCAGAGACAAGTTAAAAGTCGATCGGGCCATTGCTG AAGCGGAAGCCCAGAGCGCTGAGCCGTCACACAGTACAGCCCACGACGCGATAGGCGGAGGCGACTAA
- the LOC113498961 gene encoding protein spinster isoform X3, producing MDQSSITPNTSNQQLVINSDNESATALLQEKQTRRRENLSEVSFLEFMTVGILCFINLINYMDRFTLAGVLGDVKEEFKIGDDCAGFLQTVFVVAYMVFAPIFGYLGDRYSRRIIMAFGVALWSMTTFFGSFIGNFFMFSFFRGLVGIGEASYSTIAPTIISDLFVGNVRSKMLAFFYFAIPVGSGLGYIVGSVAGAAAGNWRWGLRVTPIMGAIAVGLILWVMEDPERGQAEESHMKPTTYSQDIHALIRNPSFMLSTLAFTCVAFVTGALAWWGPQFIFLGLTMQPDVNITIERVSLIFGVITMVAGLLGVPLGAWLGTGLLKRFPRAHPVICGLGLLVSAPAMTLGIVLTQGYFYAPFILMFIGEVALNLNWAIVADMSLYVVIPPRRSTAEAFQILISHMFGDAGSPYLVGVISESLKKSLSPVDTEPTSLVKFKSLQYALFVTCFVEVIGGIFFLLTAIYIVRDKLKVDRAIAVTSKVM from the exons ATGGACCAGAGTAGTATTACTCCGAACACTTCAAATCAGCAGCTTGTTATAAACAGTGATAATGAATCTGCAACGGCGCTACTACAAGAGAAGCAGACTAGAAGACGAGAAAATCTGAGCGAAGTATCATTTCTCGAATTCATGACTGTCGGAATACTGTGTTTCATTAACCTTATCAACTATATGGACAGATTCACCCTCGCGG gtgTTCTGGGCGATGTCAAAGAAGAGTTCAAAATCGGCGATGACTGCGCCGGCTTCCTTCAGACCGTGTTTGTGGTCGCCTACATGGTGTTCGCGCCTATTTTCGGATACCTTGGGGATCGGTACTCGAGGCGCATCATCATGGCATTCGGAGTGGCTCTATGGAGTATGACTACATTCTTCGGTTCATTTATCGGC AACTTCTTCATGTTTAGTTTCTTCCGGGGTCTCGTGGGTATCGGCGAGGCTTCTTATTCGACGATCGCTCCCACTATCATAAGCGACCTCTTTGTCGGCAATGTGCGCTCGAAGATGTTGGCTTTCTTCTATTTCGCTATACCCGTTGGCAG TGGTCTCGGTTACATCGTGGGGTCTGTGGCGGGCGCCGCTGCCGGCAACTGGCGATGGGGACTCCGAGTGACCCCAATCATGGGGGCCATCGCCGTTGGCCTCATACTCTGGGTGATGGAGGACCCTGAGCGGGGGCAAGCCGAGGAGAGCCACATGAAACCCACCACTTATAGTCAGGATATCCATGCACTGATTAGGAA TCCGTCATTCATGCTGTCGACGCTCGCGTTTACATGTGTAGCGTTTGTGACAGGCGCCCTCGCGTGGTGGGGGCCGCAGTTCATCTTCCTTGGCCTGACCATGCAGCCTGACGTCAATATTACCATCGAAAG GGTGTCGCTAATATTCGGCGTGATCACGATGGTGGCGGGGCTGCTGGGCGTGCCGCTGGGCGCGTGGCTGGGCACGGGGCTGCTGAAGCGCTTCCCGCGCGCGCACCCCGTCATCTGCGGCCTGGGCCTGCTCGTGTCCGCGCCCGCCATGACGCTCGGCATCGTGCTCACGCAGGGGTACTTCTACGCGCCCTTCATCCTTATGTTTATTGGCGAAGTCGCTTTGAATCTCAACTGGGCAATAGTAGCCGATATGTCGCTG TATGTGGTAATACCGCCTAGAAGATCTACAGCTGAAGCTTTCCAAATATTGATATCACACATGTTTGGTGACGCTGGAAGTCCTTATTTAGTTGGAGTG ATATCAGAAAGCCTTAAAAAGTCCTTATCACCTGTGGATACCGAGCCTACCTCACTTGTGAAGTTCAAGTCACTGCAGTACGCTTTGTTCGTCACGTGTTTCGTCGAAGTTATTGGCGGGATATTCTTCTTGTTGACCGCCATATACATTGTCAGAGACAAGTTAAAAGTCGATCGGGCCATTGCTG TTACTTCAAAAGTTATGTAG
- the LOC113498961 gene encoding protein spinster isoform X1: MDQSSITPNTSNQQLVINSDNESATALLQEKQTRRRENLSEVSFLEFMTVGILCFINLINYMDRFTLAGVLGDVKEEFKIGDDCAGFLQTVFVVAYMVFAPIFGYLGDRYSRRIIMAFGVALWSMTTFFGSFIGNFFMFSFFRGLVGIGEASYSTIAPTIISDLFVGNVRSKMLAFFYFAIPVGSGLGYIVGSVAGAAAGNWRWGLRVTPIMGAIAVGLILWVMEDPERGQAEESHMKPTTYSQDIHALIRNPSFMLSTLAFTCVAFVTGALAWWGPQFIFLGLTMQPDVNITIERVSLIFGVITMVAGLLGVPLGAWLGTGLLKRFPRAHPVICGLGLLVSAPAMTLGIVLTQGYFYAPFILMFIGEVALNLNWAIVADMSLYVVIPPRRSTAEAFQILISHMFGDAGSPYLVGVISESLKKSLSPVDTEPTSLVKFKSLQYALFVTCFVEVIGGIFFLLTAIYIVRDKLKVDRAIAEAEAQSAEPSHSTAHDAIGGGD; encoded by the exons ATGGACCAGAGTAGTATTACTCCGAACACTTCAAATCAGCAGCTTGTTATAAACAGTGATAATGAATCTGCAACGGCGCTACTACAAGAGAAGCAGACTAGAAGACGAGAAAATCTGAGCGAAGTATCATTTCTCGAATTCATGACTGTCGGAATACTGTGTTTCATTAACCTTATCAACTATATGGACAGATTCACCCTCGCGG gtgTTCTGGGCGATGTCAAAGAAGAGTTCAAAATCGGCGATGACTGCGCCGGCTTCCTTCAGACCGTGTTTGTGGTCGCCTACATGGTGTTCGCGCCTATTTTCGGATACCTTGGGGATCGGTACTCGAGGCGCATCATCATGGCATTCGGAGTGGCTCTATGGAGTATGACTACATTCTTCGGTTCATTTATCGGC AACTTCTTCATGTTTAGTTTCTTCCGGGGTCTCGTGGGTATCGGCGAGGCTTCTTATTCGACGATCGCTCCCACTATCATAAGCGACCTCTTTGTCGGCAATGTGCGCTCGAAGATGTTGGCTTTCTTCTATTTCGCTATACCCGTTGGCAG TGGTCTCGGTTACATCGTGGGGTCTGTGGCGGGCGCCGCTGCCGGCAACTGGCGATGGGGACTCCGAGTGACCCCAATCATGGGGGCCATCGCCGTTGGCCTCATACTCTGGGTGATGGAGGACCCTGAGCGGGGGCAAGCCGAGGAGAGCCACATGAAACCCACCACTTATAGTCAGGATATCCATGCACTGATTAGGAA TCCGTCATTCATGCTGTCGACGCTCGCGTTTACATGTGTAGCGTTTGTGACAGGCGCCCTCGCGTGGTGGGGGCCGCAGTTCATCTTCCTTGGCCTGACCATGCAGCCTGACGTCAATATTACCATCGAAAG GGTGTCGCTAATATTCGGCGTGATCACGATGGTGGCGGGGCTGCTGGGCGTGCCGCTGGGCGCGTGGCTGGGCACGGGGCTGCTGAAGCGCTTCCCGCGCGCGCACCCCGTCATCTGCGGCCTGGGCCTGCTCGTGTCCGCGCCCGCCATGACGCTCGGCATCGTGCTCACGCAGGGGTACTTCTACGCGCCCTTCATCCTTATGTTTATTGGCGAAGTCGCTTTGAATCTCAACTGGGCAATAGTAGCCGATATGTCGCTG TATGTGGTAATACCGCCTAGAAGATCTACAGCTGAAGCTTTCCAAATATTGATATCACACATGTTTGGTGACGCTGGAAGTCCTTATTTAGTTGGAGTG ATATCAGAAAGCCTTAAAAAGTCCTTATCACCTGTGGATACCGAGCCTACCTCACTTGTGAAGTTCAAGTCACTGCAGTACGCTTTGTTCGTCACGTGTTTCGTCGAAGTTATTGGCGGGATATTCTTCTTGTTGACCGCCATATACATTGTCAGAGACAAGTTAAAAGTCGATCGGGCCATTGCTG AAGCGGAAGCCCAGAGCGCTGAGCCGTCACACAGTACAGCCCACGACGCGATAGGCGGAGGCGACTAA
- the LOC113498961 gene encoding protein spinster isoform X4, giving the protein MVFAPIFGYLGDRYSRRIIMAFGVALWSMTTFFGSFIGNFFMFSFFRGLVGIGEASYSTIAPTIISDLFVGNVRSKMLAFFYFAIPVGSGLGYIVGSVAGAAAGNWRWGLRVTPIMGAIAVGLILWVMEDPERGQAEESHMKPTTYSQDIHALIRNPSFMLSTLAFTCVAFVTGALAWWGPQFIFLGLTMQPDVNITIERVSLIFGVITMVAGLLGVPLGAWLGTGLLKRFPRAHPVICGLGLLVSAPAMTLGIVLTQGYFYAPFILMFIGEVALNLNWAIVADMSLYVVIPPRRSTAEAFQILISHMFGDAGSPYLVGVISESLKKSLSPVDTEPTSLVKFKSLQYALFVTCFVEVIGGIFFLLTAIYIVRDKLKVDRAIAEAEAQSAEPSHSTAHDAIGGGD; this is encoded by the exons ATGGTGTTCGCGCCTATTTTCGGATACCTTGGGGATCGGTACTCGAGGCGCATCATCATGGCATTCGGAGTGGCTCTATGGAGTATGACTACATTCTTCGGTTCATTTATCGGC AACTTCTTCATGTTTAGTTTCTTCCGGGGTCTCGTGGGTATCGGCGAGGCTTCTTATTCGACGATCGCTCCCACTATCATAAGCGACCTCTTTGTCGGCAATGTGCGCTCGAAGATGTTGGCTTTCTTCTATTTCGCTATACCCGTTGGCAG TGGTCTCGGTTACATCGTGGGGTCTGTGGCGGGCGCCGCTGCCGGCAACTGGCGATGGGGACTCCGAGTGACCCCAATCATGGGGGCCATCGCCGTTGGCCTCATACTCTGGGTGATGGAGGACCCTGAGCGGGGGCAAGCCGAGGAGAGCCACATGAAACCCACCACTTATAGTCAGGATATCCATGCACTGATTAGGAA TCCGTCATTCATGCTGTCGACGCTCGCGTTTACATGTGTAGCGTTTGTGACAGGCGCCCTCGCGTGGTGGGGGCCGCAGTTCATCTTCCTTGGCCTGACCATGCAGCCTGACGTCAATATTACCATCGAAAG GGTGTCGCTAATATTCGGCGTGATCACGATGGTGGCGGGGCTGCTGGGCGTGCCGCTGGGCGCGTGGCTGGGCACGGGGCTGCTGAAGCGCTTCCCGCGCGCGCACCCCGTCATCTGCGGCCTGGGCCTGCTCGTGTCCGCGCCCGCCATGACGCTCGGCATCGTGCTCACGCAGGGGTACTTCTACGCGCCCTTCATCCTTATGTTTATTGGCGAAGTCGCTTTGAATCTCAACTGGGCAATAGTAGCCGATATGTCGCTG TATGTGGTAATACCGCCTAGAAGATCTACAGCTGAAGCTTTCCAAATATTGATATCACACATGTTTGGTGACGCTGGAAGTCCTTATTTAGTTGGAGTG ATATCAGAAAGCCTTAAAAAGTCCTTATCACCTGTGGATACCGAGCCTACCTCACTTGTGAAGTTCAAGTCACTGCAGTACGCTTTGTTCGTCACGTGTTTCGTCGAAGTTATTGGCGGGATATTCTTCTTGTTGACCGCCATATACATTGTCAGAGACAAGTTAAAAGTCGATCGGGCCATTGCTG AAGCGGAAGCCCAGAGCGCTGAGCCGTCACACAGTACAGCCCACGACGCGATAGGCGGAGGCGACTAA
- the LOC113498960 gene encoding ovarian-specific serine/threonine-protein kinase Lok-like, with protein MADDLLPDSAATQTQTQNSQIDWSQPNTPAYIPTIWGRLYSTKVAISGKHCWKNAQYPEYFDLIQPEFTLGRALNCNFVVKKDMIKENIIKNISKLQFSIKRDMSEPLCPAIITDLSYNGTFVNNEKIGKGNCRVLDNNDEIAVTHPIVKIFIFKDLLKNEQDQVPKEISKKYYISRTLGQGACGLVKLVYDKITCAKYAMKIIKKSRMTNGQINHLNDPEKIMNEINIMKAVRHPCIISTEEVFDSREAVYIVLELMQGGELFDRITKQGHLSEQFTRFLFRQMVLAVKYLHSQGITHRDLKPENVLLESQEDDTLVKITDFGLSKFVGEHSFMKTMCGTPLYLAPEVLRANGQRCYGPEVDVWSLGVIFFVCLVGYLPFSADYKDLSLKDQILSGRYKFSQAHWRGVSLQAKLLMKRMLTVQVDRRITLNQILNHSWMQDHDVIIRVQKLLSHKEVMKGMTQLTVSSTCEDDENGNADTVTVIRLVATGKRALSSSFSSCEPIPKKLRVGTSVEKHDDTTSTNSYCSDD; from the exons ATGGCAGATGATTTGCTTCCAGACAGCGCTGCTACTCAGACGCAAACCCAAAACTCTCAAATTGACTGGAGTCAGCCTAATACACCAGCTTATATTCCAACTATATGGGGCAGATTATATTCCACAAAAGTAGCCATTAGTGGCAAACATTGCTGGAAAAATGCTCAATATCCTGAATATTTTG ATCTCATACAACCAGAATTTACCTTAGGCAGAGCCCTCAACTGTAactttgttgttaaaaaagatatgattaaagaaaatatcattaaGAACATCAGCAAGCTGCAGTTCTCCATCAAAAGGGACATGAG TGAACCTCTTTGCCCAGCTATAATAACAGATCTATCCTACAATGGTACATTTGTTAATAATGAGAAGATAGGCAAAGGAAACTGCCGGGTTTTGGACAATAATGATGAGATAGCAGTTACTCATCCTattgttaaaa tttttatttttaaagacttatTGAAAAATGAACAGGATCAAGTTCCTAAAGAAATATCTAAGAAGTATTATATCTCTAGGACGCTAGGACAAGGAGCCTGTGGTTTAGTTAAACTAGTTTATGACAAA ATAACATGTGCAAAGTATGCCatgaagattattaaaaaaagccgAATGACTAATGGACAGATAAACCATTTGAATGACCCtgagaaaattatgaatgagATTAATATTATGAAGGCTGTTAGACAT CCATGTATAATCTCTACTGAAGAAGTTTTTGACTCTCGTGAAGCAGTGTACATTGTCTTAGAGCTGATGCAAGGAGGAGAGTTATTTGACAGGATAACTAAACAAGGACACCTCTCTGAACAGTTCACTAGGTTCCTCTTCAGACAAATGGTGCTGGCTGTTAAATACCTTCACTCTCAAGGCATTACTCACAGAGATCTAAag CCTGAGAATGTACTTCTTGAGAGCCAAGAGGATGATACACTGGTAAAAATAACTGACTTTGGCTTGAGTAAGTTTGTTGGTGAGCACAGCTTCATGAAGACCATGTGTGGTACTCCCTTGTATTTGGCGCCAGAAGTGCTCAGAGCTAATGGCCAGAGGTGCTATGGCCCAGAAGTGGATGTATGGAGTCTAGGTGTTATTTTCTTTGTGTG ccttGTAGGATATTTGCCGTTTTCGGCAGACTACAAAGACTTGTCACTCAAAGATCAGATCTTGAGCGGAAGGTACAAATTCTCACAAGCACACTGGCGAGGCGTCAGTTTGCAGGCCAAACTGTTGATGAAGAGGATGCTTACAGTGCAAGTCGACAGGCGAATCACGCTAAACCAAATACTGAACCACAGCTGGATGCAG GACCATGACGTTATTATAAGGGTACAAAAGCTGCTATCACATAAAGAAGTTATGAAAGGCATGACTCAGCTGACGGTATCTTCGACCTGCGAAGACGATGAGAACGGTAATGCTGACACAGTCACCGTTATTAGGCTGGTGGCGACCGGCAAGCGAGCGCTAAGCAGCAGCTTCAGTTCCTGCGAACCTATTCCTAAGAAACTCAGAGTTGGTACATCTGTTGAAAAACACGATGATACCACTTCCACTAATAGCTATTGCTCAGATGACTAA